A single genomic interval of Streptomyces graminofaciens harbors:
- a CDS encoding acyltransferase family protein — protein METGRVTPGASRPPRGPWTRGRLLHDTGVGGRYFFWTGAGVDVLLVLSGFLTTLPSLRRATATGRTGVVGFLVRRAKRLIPALLVSVAVTLTVCWALGSAHIVRQPAREVPSVLLGRGGWAEWVHGWPLGAVPTMDSPLAPLWLWDSTARSVPAWSLLLACLCLLARRRLAAVTLVAALLAGAVIVAAAREALPGIGVVTGMQALALPAGAGAACLVHLAERGSRAVSRRTAVLLAATGLAAAAALGVSAVLRGGGQGDNRYVVAVVLGAALLTAVLCGDRGPLARLLSGDLLTEIGRMSYSLFLLHLPLNWLLRNGQPGLSHLALFLVGGRGDLVPFPAPSLPAHRTPRRPSSAAGAGVPITSSTSPPPRGPRSG, from the coding sequence GTGGAAACCGGGCGGGTGACCCCGGGCGCCTCCCGGCCGCCGCGTGGACCATGGACACGGGGGCGGCTGCTGCATGACACAGGCGTCGGCGGGCGGTACTTCTTCTGGACCGGCGCGGGCGTCGATGTCCTGCTGGTGCTCTCGGGTTTCCTCACCACCCTGCCCTCGCTCCGCAGGGCGACGGCAACCGGCAGGACCGGTGTCGTCGGGTTCCTGGTCCGCAGGGCCAAGCGGCTGATCCCGGCGCTGCTGGTGTCGGTCGCCGTGACTCTCACGGTCTGTTGGGCGCTCGGCTCCGCGCATATCGTCCGTCAGCCGGCTCGGGAGGTCCCGTCGGTTCTCCTCGGTCGTGGGGGCTGGGCCGAGTGGGTGCACGGGTGGCCACTGGGGGCCGTCCCCACGATGGACTCGCCGCTCGCTCCACTGTGGCTGTGGGACTCCACCGCGCGGTCCGTGCCGGCGTGGTCACTCCTGCTGGCGTGCCTCTGTCTGCTCGCCCGACGCCGACTCGCCGCGGTGACCTTGGTCGCCGCCCTGCTCGCCGGGGCGGTGATCGTCGCCGCGGCCCGCGAGGCGCTGCCGGGCATCGGCGTCGTCACCGGCATGCAGGCACTCGCGCTGCCGGCCGGTGCCGGGGCCGCCTGCCTTGTGCACCTGGCCGAACGCGGCAGCCGCGCGGTGTCCCGCCGGACCGCCGTACTGCTGGCCGCGACCGGCCTCGCCGCGGCGGCGGCCTTGGGCGTGTCGGCCGTCCTCCGGGGCGGCGGGCAGGGCGACAACCGGTACGTGGTCGCGGTCGTGCTGGGCGCGGCCCTGCTGACGGCGGTGCTCTGCGGCGACCGAGGCCCCCTGGCACGGCTGCTGTCGGGCGACCTGCTCACCGAGATCGGCCGCATGTCCTACAGCCTCTTTCTGCTGCACCTTCCCCTGAACTGGCTGCTGCGGAACGGCCAGCCCGGCCTCAGCCATCTCGCCCTGTTCCTGGTCGGGGGGCGCGGTGACCTGGTTCCTTTCCCTGCTCCTTCACTACCTGCTCATCGAACGCCTCGCCGCCCGTCCTCGGCGGCCGGGGCGGGCGTCCCGATAACGTCCTCTACTTCCCCGCCTCCGCGCGGGCCTCGCTCGGGGTGA
- a CDS encoding dolichyl-phosphate beta-glucosyltransferase: MNEKNAGGVRQRSVEVVVPVYNEAHVLAGSVGRLHAYLEEAFPFPFRITVADNASTDTTWQVALELAERLPHVHAVHLDRKGRGRALKYVWSRSTSDVVAYMDVDLSTGLEGFLPLVAPLLSGHSDLAIGSRLHRQADVVRGAKREFVSRSYNLLLKLGLAARFSDAQCGFKAVRTEVFRALAPRIEDNAWFFDTELLVLAQRNGLRIHEVPVDWVDDPDSRVDIVRTAGDDLKGMGRMLRATLARRVRVSGVPRRAHRSWVPDDRTAAPSSPTTASLPQGLKDMEYAS, encoded by the coding sequence ATGAACGAAAAGAACGCGGGAGGCGTCCGGCAGCGCTCGGTCGAGGTCGTGGTGCCGGTGTACAACGAGGCGCATGTCCTCGCCGGCAGTGTCGGGCGGCTCCACGCATATCTCGAAGAGGCCTTCCCGTTCCCGTTCCGGATCACCGTCGCGGACAACGCGAGCACCGACACGACCTGGCAGGTCGCGCTCGAACTGGCCGAGCGGCTGCCGCACGTCCACGCCGTCCATCTGGACCGCAAGGGGCGAGGGCGCGCGCTCAAGTACGTGTGGAGCCGGTCCACTTCGGATGTCGTCGCGTACATGGACGTCGACCTGTCGACCGGGTTGGAGGGCTTTCTGCCACTGGTCGCTCCGCTGCTGTCCGGGCACAGTGACCTCGCCATCGGCAGCCGGCTGCACCGGCAGGCGGACGTCGTGCGCGGCGCCAAACGTGAGTTCGTCTCCCGCTCCTACAACCTGCTGCTCAAGCTCGGCCTCGCGGCCCGGTTCTCGGACGCGCAGTGCGGCTTCAAGGCGGTGCGCACCGAGGTGTTCAGGGCGCTCGCGCCGCGCATCGAGGACAACGCCTGGTTCTTCGACACCGAACTGCTCGTGCTGGCCCAGCGCAACGGGCTGCGCATCCACGAGGTCCCCGTCGACTGGGTCGACGACCCCGACAGCCGCGTCGACATCGTCCGTACCGCCGGCGACGACCTGAAGGGCATGGGACGGATGCTCCGGGCGACACTCGCCCGCCGGGTCCGGGTCAGCGGCGTACCGCGCCGCGCGCACCGCTCCTGGGTGCCGGACGACCGTACGGCCGCTCCTTCCTCTCCCACCACCGCTTCCCTCCCGCAGGGCCTCAAGGACATGGAGTACGCGTCATGA
- a CDS encoding ArnT family glycosyltransferase — translation MTTLAPPPTTTGRDGGPRHRADAAPTDGGLAARARRLFTGAPDEPRWARPALWAILVLATALYAWNLSSITGNTFYNAAVYSGTKSWKAFFFGALDAGSFITVDKPPFALWVMGLSARLFGYGTWQMMLPMVAVGVGSVALLYRMVKRDFGVAAGTIAALALTLTPITVAITRDTNPDPVLVFLMLLGAAALMKAVRTGKLMPLVWSGVAIGFAFNTKMMQAYVVLPAFFLVYLWAARGSLGRRIRNLAVGTVALIASSAWWMVVVDLIPASSRPYVGGSTDNTVWDLVIGYNGFGRIFGASSSVGSQGNGASFGGESSVYRMFNEIMGGQISWLIPFAVIALVAGLVLRGRAPRTDTKRAALMLWGGWFVLHYLTFSLAEGTFHPYYVTAMAPGIAALTGAGGVMLHGAFKEGSVAKWGWVLPLAVAVSAVWAVVLLQRVSGSGTLYTVAEIVVAVAGAVAVAGLLAGRFMRRRKLIGLASLAAVVALLAGPAAYSLSAATTASSNGTNPTAGPNTGGGMGGGGGTGGGQRPSGNAPGGTSNSGDSSGQSMGQPPSGSTSSSSSSSSSSSSSSSSSSSSSSTDSGNSQAGGGGGGMGGGSQVSSEMITYLKKNQDGATWLVAVATDQTASSIILESGQPVISMGGWSGSDEAMTLAKLKSLVKAGKLHYIVVGDSGRGGSGSAATEIAEWVKENGSAVSDYSGLYRLDASDVS, via the coding sequence ATGACGACCCTCGCCCCGCCGCCCACCACCACCGGGCGGGACGGCGGACCCCGGCATCGGGCCGACGCCGCTCCCACCGACGGTGGTCTCGCGGCCCGCGCCCGACGGCTGTTCACCGGCGCCCCGGACGAACCGCGCTGGGCCCGCCCGGCCCTGTGGGCGATCCTCGTCCTCGCCACGGCCCTGTACGCCTGGAACCTGTCCTCCATCACCGGCAACACCTTCTACAACGCGGCCGTCTACAGCGGCACCAAGAGCTGGAAGGCGTTCTTCTTCGGCGCGTTGGACGCCGGCAGCTTCATCACCGTCGACAAGCCGCCGTTCGCCCTGTGGGTCATGGGGTTGTCGGCCCGCCTGTTCGGTTACGGCACCTGGCAGATGATGCTGCCGATGGTCGCGGTCGGCGTGGGCTCGGTGGCCCTGCTGTACCGCATGGTCAAGCGGGACTTCGGGGTCGCCGCGGGCACGATCGCCGCGCTCGCCCTCACCCTCACGCCCATCACCGTCGCCATCACCCGGGACACCAACCCCGACCCGGTCCTCGTCTTCCTGATGCTGCTCGGCGCCGCCGCGCTGATGAAGGCCGTACGCACCGGCAAGCTGATGCCGCTGGTGTGGTCGGGCGTCGCGATCGGGTTCGCGTTCAACACGAAGATGATGCAGGCGTACGTCGTGCTGCCCGCCTTCTTCCTCGTCTACCTGTGGGCCGCCCGGGGAAGCCTGGGCCGCCGGATCCGCAACCTCGCCGTCGGCACGGTCGCGCTGATCGCGTCCAGCGCCTGGTGGATGGTGGTCGTCGATCTCATCCCCGCCTCCTCCCGCCCCTACGTCGGCGGCTCGACCGACAACACGGTCTGGGACCTGGTCATCGGCTACAACGGCTTCGGCCGGATCTTCGGGGCGAGTTCGTCGGTGGGCTCGCAGGGCAACGGGGCGAGCTTCGGCGGCGAGTCGAGCGTCTACCGGATGTTCAACGAGATCATGGGCGGCCAGATCTCCTGGCTGATCCCGTTCGCGGTCATCGCCCTGGTGGCCGGGCTGGTGCTGCGGGGACGGGCGCCTCGTACGGACACCAAGCGGGCCGCGTTGATGCTCTGGGGCGGCTGGTTCGTCCTGCACTACCTGACCTTCTCCCTCGCCGAGGGCACCTTCCACCCGTACTACGTCACCGCCATGGCCCCCGGGATCGCGGCCCTCACCGGTGCGGGCGGGGTCATGCTCCACGGCGCCTTCAAGGAGGGCTCGGTCGCGAAGTGGGGGTGGGTGCTGCCGCTGGCGGTCGCGGTGAGCGCGGTCTGGGCGGTCGTCCTGCTCCAGCGGGTGTCCGGCTCCGGGACCCTCTACACCGTCGCCGAGATCGTGGTCGCGGTGGCCGGCGCGGTCGCGGTGGCCGGGCTGCTCGCCGGGCGGTTCATGCGCCGACGCAAGCTGATCGGCCTCGCGTCCCTCGCCGCGGTCGTCGCGCTGCTGGCCGGGCCCGCCGCGTACTCCCTCTCCGCGGCCACCACCGCGAGCAGCAACGGCACCAACCCGACTGCCGGTCCCAACACCGGCGGCGGCATGGGCGGTGGCGGAGGCACGGGTGGCGGTCAGCGGCCCAGTGGGAACGCGCCGGGCGGGACCAGCAACTCCGGTGATTCCAGCGGCCAGTCCATGGGGCAGCCCCCGTCCGGCAGCACCTCGTCCTCCTCCAGCTCTTCTTCCTCCTCCTCTTCCTCCAGTTCCTCCTCCTCGTCCAGCTCCTCCACGGACTCCGGCAACAGCCAGGCGGGCGGCGGTGGCGGCGGCATGGGCGGCGGCTCGCAGGTCTCGTCCGAGATGATCACGTACCTGAAGAAGAACCAGGACGGCGCCACCTGGCTGGTGGCGGTGGCCACCGACCAGACGGCCTCCTCGATCATCCTGGAGTCCGGGCAGCCGGTGATCTCCATGGGCGGCTGGTCCGGCAGCGACGAGGCCATGACCCTCGCCAAGCTGAAGAGCCTGGTGAAGGCGGGCAAGCTGCACTACATCGTCGTCGGCGACAGCGGCCGGGGCGGCAGCGGCAGCGCCGCCACCGAGATCGCCGAGTGGGTCAAGGAGAACGGTTCCGCCGTGAGCGACTACAGCGGCCTCTACCGCCTGGACGCCTCCGACGTGAGCTGA
- a CDS encoding 3'-5' exonuclease, whose product MSTFVVFDLEYTTWPGAVEGNWSAPGQLREIVQIGALRLNEEYEVVAAYEALVRPVANPELSPYFTELTGIDQESVDRDGLPPARALDAFLGFCAREAVLSYGNDMTVLAENAAWAGVRGEQLGNSLLTPAFLNIRPWLNAHAPGTTGVNSGRLWQALGLPGPTVPGGEHSALFDCHSLAAAIGHVCGKGARLPEGCV is encoded by the coding sequence GTGTCCACTTTCGTCGTCTTCGACCTCGAGTACACCACCTGGCCGGGCGCCGTCGAAGGGAACTGGTCGGCCCCCGGCCAGCTCCGCGAGATCGTGCAGATCGGTGCGCTGCGGCTGAACGAGGAGTACGAGGTGGTGGCGGCGTACGAGGCGCTGGTCCGCCCGGTGGCCAACCCGGAGCTGTCCCCGTACTTCACCGAACTCACCGGCATCGACCAGGAGTCGGTGGACCGGGACGGACTCCCGCCCGCGCGGGCCCTGGACGCCTTCCTGGGCTTCTGCGCGCGCGAGGCCGTCCTCTCCTACGGCAACGACATGACCGTGCTGGCCGAGAACGCGGCCTGGGCCGGGGTCCGCGGCGAACAGCTCGGGAACAGCCTTCTGACCCCGGCCTTCCTGAACATCCGCCCCTGGCTGAACGCCCACGCCCCGGGCACGACGGGGGTGAACTCGGGGCGGCTGTGGCAGGCCCTCGGTCTGCCCGGGCCGACGGTTCCCGGCGGGGAGCACTCGGCGCTGTTCGACTGCCATTCCCTCGCGGCGGCGATCGGGCATGTGTGCGGGAAGGGGGCGCGGTTGCCGGAGGGTTGTGTGTAG
- a CDS encoding toxin-antitoxin system HicB family antitoxin — translation MLKLNLRLPDDLYAKAKALAAADDRSLNSWLVSLVRRAVEESERRSAPGA, via the coding sequence ATGCTCAAGCTGAATCTCCGACTTCCCGACGACCTGTACGCCAAGGCCAAGGCGCTTGCTGCCGCGGACGATCGCTCCCTCAACTCATGGCTGGTGTCGCTCGTGCGCCGTGCGGTTGAGGAGAGTGAACGCCGTTCCGCCCCGGGGGCGTAG
- a CDS encoding RNA-guided endonuclease InsQ/TnpB family protein: MSRFRMYPTSEQAGIMLDHCAHARYVWNLAVEQHSHWRRGRKAAPGFAEQCRQLTVARRDNEWLAAGNADVQQQALKDFAKAKNARFASGFGEPGWRKKFQHEGFRVIGTDRVPEFEPDGSPKLNAKTGKQVMGRSVVVQKLNRRWARVKVPGCGWVRFRLTRGDLPKAKSFRVTFRNGQWHVAFAVVPEPIQAPGTGEVIGIDRGVKITAALSDGRKMNCPRLTVKEQAQIRKHQRRAARAKKGSERKTAEHAKVARLRAREADRRKDWCEKTSTTLARTYDLVRFEKLNIKNMTASARGTLEQPGRNVRQKAGLNRAILAQGWGLLRQRTEHKAPGRVEDVPAPFTSLRCSACGWIEKRSRKSQADFDCVSCGFTCNADENAANNVAAGQGGIPRPRRSAGAGGTTVAAGRSSVREPQPTRVGIPLF; the protein is encoded by the coding sequence ATGTCCAGATTCCGTATGTACCCGACGAGCGAGCAGGCGGGCATCATGCTCGACCACTGCGCGCATGCCCGGTACGTGTGGAACCTCGCCGTCGAGCAGCACTCGCACTGGAGACGGGGCCGCAAGGCCGCACCCGGTTTCGCCGAGCAGTGCCGCCAGCTCACCGTGGCCCGGCGTGACAACGAGTGGCTGGCCGCCGGGAACGCCGACGTGCAGCAGCAGGCGCTGAAGGACTTCGCCAAGGCCAAGAACGCCCGGTTCGCCTCCGGGTTCGGCGAGCCGGGTTGGCGTAAGAAGTTCCAGCATGAGGGCTTCCGTGTGATCGGGACCGATCGTGTGCCGGAGTTCGAGCCGGACGGCTCGCCGAAGCTGAACGCGAAGACCGGCAAGCAGGTCATGGGCCGGTCCGTGGTGGTGCAGAAACTCAACCGGCGGTGGGCGCGGGTCAAGGTACCCGGTTGCGGCTGGGTCCGCTTCCGTCTCACCCGAGGCGATCTACCGAAGGCGAAGAGCTTCCGTGTCACCTTCCGCAACGGCCAGTGGCACGTCGCCTTCGCGGTTGTGCCCGAGCCGATTCAGGCGCCGGGAACGGGCGAGGTCATCGGTATTGACCGGGGCGTGAAGATCACGGCCGCGCTGTCGGACGGCCGGAAGATGAACTGCCCACGACTCACGGTCAAGGAGCAGGCGCAGATCCGCAAGCACCAGCGACGGGCGGCACGGGCGAAGAAGGGAAGCGAACGGAAGACCGCCGAGCATGCCAAGGTCGCGCGGCTCAGGGCACGCGAGGCCGACCGGCGTAAGGACTGGTGCGAGAAGACCAGCACGACGCTCGCCCGCACCTACGACCTGGTGCGGTTCGAGAAGCTGAACATCAAGAACATGACCGCCTCTGCCCGGGGGACGCTCGAACAACCCGGCCGCAATGTCAGGCAGAAGGCCGGGCTGAACCGGGCGATCCTCGCCCAGGGCTGGGGCCTGCTCCGGCAGCGCACGGAGCACAAGGCTCCGGGCCGGGTCGAGGATGTTCCCGCACCCTTTACGTCTCTGCGTTGCTCCGCCTGCGGATGGATCGAGAAGAGGTCGCGCAAGAGCCAAGCCGACTTCGACTGTGTGTCCTGCGGGTTCACCTGCAACGCCGATGAGAACGCAGCAAACAATGTCGCGGCAGGACAGGGCGGGATTCCCCGCCCCCGGCGCTCAGCCGGTGCCGGAGGGACGACAGTGGCCGCCGGCCGTTCGAGCGTCCGTGAACCTCAACCCACCCGGGTCGGAATCCCTCTCTTTTAA
- a CDS encoding MFS transporter: protein MPPHRDTPQHRDTPTHRDTPTSSGHAYRDLFRTPEFTPLFVTSALQTAASTTGGLALGTRVYEATSSPFLSALSMFGPSLAQVVGATTLLSAADRLPPRAATTGLALVFAVATATLALPGLPLWAVFAVIAAQGLVASLGGGVRWGLLNEILPKEAYLPGRSLFNMMSGFMQIGGYATGGALVALLSPTLTLLVSAALYAAAALLSRAGLTRRPPRADGRPSVAATWRTNAHLWSSAPRRRLYLGLWIPNGLVVGCESLFVAYDPERAGLLFACAALGMLAGDLTVGRLLPPRLRTRLATPLLLLLAAPYLLFALRPSAPVAAVCAALASVGFGASLIQQQLLLTLVPSRLTGHALGLHSAGMLTLQGLSAALAGTIAQLTSPGAAMAVMAGASLVVTVVLWAAGLREPVHEERGAASGPTAPAHHDRERERPAPS, encoded by the coding sequence ATGCCCCCGCACAGAGACACGCCCCAGCACAGAGACACGCCCACGCACAGAGACACGCCCACGTCCTCCGGGCACGCCTACCGGGACCTCTTCCGCACCCCGGAGTTCACCCCGCTCTTCGTGACCTCCGCCCTCCAGACCGCCGCCTCGACGACCGGCGGGCTTGCCCTGGGCACCCGCGTCTACGAGGCGACCTCCTCCCCGTTCCTGTCGGCGCTCAGCATGTTCGGCCCCTCGCTCGCCCAGGTCGTCGGCGCGACGACGCTGCTGTCGGCCGCCGACCGGCTGCCGCCGAGGGCCGCGACGACGGGCCTCGCCCTGGTCTTCGCCGTCGCCACGGCGACCCTCGCGCTGCCCGGCCTGCCGCTGTGGGCGGTGTTCGCGGTGATCGCGGCCCAGGGGCTGGTGGCGTCGCTCGGTGGCGGCGTCCGCTGGGGCCTGCTGAACGAGATCCTCCCGAAGGAGGCGTATCTGCCCGGGCGTTCGCTCTTCAACATGATGAGCGGCTTCATGCAGATCGGCGGCTACGCGACCGGCGGCGCCCTCGTCGCCCTGCTCTCCCCGACGCTCACCCTGCTGGTGTCGGCCGCCCTGTACGCGGCGGCCGCCCTCCTCTCCCGCGCGGGACTGACCAGGCGCCCGCCCCGGGCCGACGGCCGGCCGTCCGTCGCCGCGACCTGGCGGACGAACGCCCACCTGTGGTCGTCCGCCCCGCGCCGCCGCCTCTATCTCGGCCTGTGGATCCCCAACGGCCTGGTCGTCGGCTGCGAGTCCCTGTTCGTCGCGTACGACCCCGAGCGCGCGGGCCTGCTCTTCGCCTGCGCGGCACTCGGCATGCTGGCCGGTGACCTGACCGTCGGCAGACTGCTTCCGCCCCGGCTGCGCACCCGCCTGGCCACACCTCTGCTGCTGCTCCTGGCCGCCCCGTACCTGCTCTTCGCCCTGCGTCCGTCGGCGCCCGTGGCCGCGGTCTGCGCGGCGCTCGCGTCGGTCGGCTTCGGGGCGAGCCTGATCCAGCAGCAGCTCCTGCTGACCCTCGTACCGTCCCGACTCACCGGCCACGCGCTGGGGTTGCACTCGGCGGGCATGCTCACGCTCCAGGGACTGAGCGCGGCGCTGGCGGGCACGATCGCCCAACTGACCTCGCCGGGGGCCGCGATGGCGGTGATGGCGGGGGCGTCGCTGGTGGTGACGGTGGTGTTGTGGGCGGCGGGGCTGCGGGAGCCGGTCCACGAGGAACGGGGCGCCGCGTCCGGCCCCACCGCTCCCGCCCACCACGATCGGGAGCGGGAGCGGCCTGCCCCTTCTTGA
- a CDS encoding ArsR family transcriptional regulator, with translation MGWWQVNADTLAGSRFVVSPLAETFASLKVLHAGTGAHPGEHAWLAAHLPAYRAELARAPLTALLVRSGLGKEWIADFLTPTPREGEPFAEEIARVRHADPAAARAHLTLSLAGPLPAALHRDDLPARAADLLTYVWEETVRPYWARRRRVLEADVLARTAQLGQGGWAAVLDAMRPGMRWLGGNRLQVNRHEYPPREISGARLVFVPVTPQRVGWVAWEERERYAVVYPCAGVLADGGEGTVSAALGPLLGEARARVLVLLDSPMSTTQLCAVTGQGLGSVGRHLRVLLDAGLVRRGRAGRSVLYARTAAGEVVVAAGRGRDARPAGESSPAPPLPRPIPGAEPPDPPSA, from the coding sequence GTGGGCTGGTGGCAGGTGAACGCCGACACGCTCGCCGGGAGCCGGTTCGTGGTCTCGCCGCTCGCCGAGACGTTCGCGAGCCTGAAGGTGCTGCACGCGGGCACGGGGGCGCACCCCGGGGAGCACGCCTGGCTGGCCGCCCATCTGCCCGCGTATCGCGCCGAGTTGGCCCGCGCCCCCCTCACCGCGCTGCTCGTCCGCTCCGGCCTCGGCAAGGAGTGGATCGCCGACTTCCTCACGCCCACACCACGCGAGGGCGAGCCCTTCGCCGAGGAGATCGCCCGCGTCCGGCACGCCGACCCGGCCGCCGCCCGCGCCCACCTCACCCTCTCCCTGGCCGGCCCGCTGCCCGCCGCCCTGCACCGCGACGACCTGCCGGCCCGCGCGGCCGACCTCCTGACGTACGTGTGGGAGGAGACCGTACGGCCGTACTGGGCGCGGCGGCGGCGTGTCCTGGAGGCCGATGTCCTCGCCCGTACGGCGCAGCTGGGGCAGGGCGGCTGGGCGGCGGTGCTGGACGCGATGCGGCCGGGGATGCGGTGGCTCGGCGGCAACCGGCTCCAGGTCAACCGGCACGAGTATCCGCCGCGCGAGATCTCCGGGGCCCGGCTGGTGTTCGTGCCGGTCACGCCGCAGCGGGTCGGGTGGGTGGCGTGGGAGGAGCGGGAGCGGTACGCGGTGGTGTACCCGTGCGCCGGGGTCCTCGCGGACGGGGGCGAGGGGACGGTGTCCGCGGCCCTCGGGCCCCTGCTCGGCGAGGCCCGTGCCCGGGTGCTCGTCCTGCTCGACTCCCCCATGAGCACGACCCAGCTGTGCGCGGTGACCGGGCAGGGGCTGGGTTCCGTGGGCCGCCATCTGAGGGTGCTGCTGGACGCGGGGCTGGTGCGGCGGGGCCGGGCGGGGCGGTCGGTGCTGTATGCGCGGACGGCGGCCGGGGAGGTGGTGGTCGCTGCCGGGCGGGGCCGGGACGCTCGGCCGGCCGGGGAATCTTCGCCCGCGCCGCCCCTGCCCCGTCCCATCCCTGGGGCCGAGCCCCCAGACCCCCCGTCGGCCTGA
- a CDS encoding glutathione peroxidase — protein MTTDNAATSPLAVEIGALKGGSADLAQYSGKAVLVVNVASKCGLTPQYTGLEALQARYAEKGFTVLGVPCNQFLGQEPGSAEEIAEFCSATYGVTFPLTEKVEVNGDGRHALYERLVGHADAEGHTGDIRWNFEKFLIGRDGSVVARFSPQTEPESAELVAAVEQAIG, from the coding sequence ATGACTACAGACAACGCTGCCACCTCCCCCCTGGCCGTCGAGATCGGTGCCCTGAAGGGCGGTTCCGCGGACCTCGCGCAGTACAGCGGCAAGGCCGTGCTCGTGGTGAACGTGGCCTCCAAGTGCGGGCTCACCCCGCAGTACACGGGCCTCGAAGCGCTGCAGGCGCGCTATGCCGAGAAGGGCTTCACCGTGCTCGGTGTGCCCTGCAACCAGTTCCTCGGGCAGGAGCCCGGCTCCGCCGAGGAGATCGCGGAGTTCTGCTCGGCGACGTACGGCGTGACCTTCCCGCTGACCGAGAAGGTCGAGGTCAACGGTGACGGGCGGCACGCGCTGTACGAGCGGCTCGTCGGGCACGCCGACGCCGAGGGGCACACCGGGGACATCCGCTGGAACTTCGAGAAGTTCCTGATAGGCCGGGACGGCTCCGTCGTCGCCCGCTTCTCGCCGCAGACCGAGCCCGAGTCGGCGGAGCTGGTCGCCGCCGTGGAGCAGGCCATCGGCTGA